From the Musa acuminata AAA Group cultivar baxijiao chromosome BXJ3-1, Cavendish_Baxijiao_AAA, whole genome shotgun sequence genome, the window TCTTTGACAAGAAAAGAGTCATGAAAGAATTTAATTGAATTATTATTGTGTTTATagaattgagaaacaaaaatgagatttcgtttaataTGAGGTGTAAGTAGAACATCATTGAGTGGTGCCACTAATACAATGACGCTTTTGGAATCTACCTTCACAATCTGTGCAAATAACGAATCAACCATCCAAGCAAGCTCCAAGTAATGCATTCTTCTATGTGGTTAGTTACCTTTGCGCGGGTCTCCTGCAATCTCACAATCTTTGTCTCGAGCGAGGCAAAAGATGTTGCCTTTGTCTCAAGCGAGCGAGCTGTAAAGGAACAAAAAGAACTTGTGGTCTCCAATGATACTCTACCCCTCATTAATTCGTTCTCTTATTTCTTATCTTCTTTCGTCTGTGTCAAGACACCGAGCAAATGGGTTTCTTTTTCCTTACCGTTTGCCTTTCTTATGCTCCGAGGGAGCATGAACGTACCAAGACAGGTGTGCCAAGGTTTCCCTTCCCATGCCATGTACCACGCCACCGGCCGGCAAAGTTTTAGCCCATGCCGGACGTAGACCATTTTGAGCAAATTTAACTTCTTCCCAAATTTGCAAATAAATATGTCATATATCCTGGATCGTTGTCGTAGGTAACTTTGTTGCATGCTTCACCTCGATGAAGATTGCCCTGAGCAGTAGACCTGTAGGGCTCGTTGGTGCATCGTCGAGTACTGTTTGTTTCCCATGCTTGCATACATCGGATACGTACGAGCACCGGTGCGCATGCATCGTTGTCGTCTCATCGACTTCTGGTGGCCGCAGCAGTAGTACGTGCTGCTGAGCACATTCTTTTAGGACATGCAGATCGTACATGTACTAAATTAAACCGCCAACCCCATGGCAAGCAAGCGGTTTTGCTGCCGTCTTGCGTAAGGCCAACCTCTGCGGTCAATCCTTCGAGTCCTCCTGTTCTCGACGCATCTATTCTCTATACCATAGAGGACCGATGCAGATCTGTCGTCCTCTACGTTATGCCTTCGTTGCTTCATTTCGTTGAAGAGTGCCCCAATTAGTAGACTGTCATATGCTGCTTGGTGACGGATCCCTACGGGTTCAAAGTTCAATAACCTTGATAGTCCCACCAAACCAATCTCTCCCCGACGCAGTCCTCCACAAAATCGAGATATATATTTGAGATCATAAATCTGGCCGAAGATGGTCCTCACCAAATCAGAGAACTCGTTCAAGGTGTTGGGCAGTGGGGCTCGGGTGATCATCTTTATCACAAAAGCCACGTCGTAGAGTCCGTGAAACGTAACATACTTGGAGCTGTAGGGTTGGCAGAAGAGCTTCACGCATACCAGATAGGCGCACCGCCGCGCGTCGATGCCGTGTCGTCGGTATTGCTGGAAGTCGTGCCCGCTCTGTGCCAACAACTCGATGGAGTCGGGAGAGGAAGCATCCACATCGGGATCGAAATCCGAAAAATTGAACTGCCAACAGCACCCCGGCCATGGGGTGTTGCCGCCTTCGTCGAACAAGGCGACGCCCAGCTGGATCAGGTGCATGTTATCCACGTTGTGCTTCACGTCATTGTATCTTTCTTCTTCGGTGGCATTGCGAGGGGTGTCGCGAATGAACCCCGGGAACTCCGTATCGATTGCCACTATCGGGTAGGAGCCACGGAGACTGAGGATGAGCTCCAAGTGCTCCACAAGGTTTGCCTTCCCCACGTTGATGGCCATGGCAAGCTGCACCACTCTCTCTGTcgctttctctttctccttcgcTTTCTCTTTCGCTTTCGCGCTCTCTCTCTTCACTAGCAGTAGTGTATGTACTTTGGGGTCACCCTCTTTGGTGTTTATATAGACGATTTCCCGACGCATAACACAGATTTCTAACATTATTCATTGTATTCGGACGATGTTATAATTATTACTTTTTCTATTCATTTTGTATTGCCTACATTGCTAGCTCCCTTTCATCACCAAAAATTGTTTGCCTAGCAATTGGTTCTACGTTCCATATTAACCTTGCTACTTCATtaattcccttcccttctctaccaAAAATATGTGTGATTCACCAACTTTCTCAGCTTATCCCTCATTTTATTCCTCACCTACCACAATGGATTAATTTTACTGCTCATCATCGTCATTAATTCTAGACCGATCAATATTAAGTTGTGCCTCCCACAATGGTTTAATTAGGGCTTTCCTATTCCACATGTATTTGACTGACATCCATTTCCCTTCCATTCGTTCCGTGTTTTGGTTTCCTTGATGATCGAGGACAAAGGCCGCAACTTTGTCTCTCACTAGACCACATCATATTAACCCATTGCTTCAAATCCTTCCCTTCCTCGTGCAATTGCCTGCCCCTTTAACCAATTAGGGAAATACTTCTAATTCTTTGTTCACATATATtccatataattttgaaaaacatGCCATGTGGGAAAATATGATTAATAattccttttgttttttcttcaaaCACAAAAAGCAGTTGCTAGTATTTTCAATACCCATATTGGTCGATCTATCTAAGATTAGGAGCAACGCTGCGATTAACTTTCAACAAAAGACCTTCACCCTTAGCATAGTAGGAAGATGTCAAACCTTTCAagcttatatataaataaatctatTGGCTGACTTGGTAGATGCAACCCCATTCTAATCATACTTCCATTTCATGCCTAAGTATCATCACTTGGAATAAGAAAGATATCATAATTGATATCAAAAATTCACTTGAATCTAAAATTGCATTGACCAATTTCTTTAACATGTTACATAAATTTGAATTTGCATGGTTGGTTGATTCCCTTTACATTTTGGTTTATCTGAATACTGAAATCAATGAACCTTCCGACCTGACTAATAACAGACGTGGTGTCTAATCATATATCACCAAAGTTAAATCTGTATTCGATCCTAAATAGGATTAGGATCTAAATAAATTGTCTTAGCATGAATTAAAATTAGATTTCAGATTATATGGGTGATTCAACATGTGGAATCCTAATCAAAATTGAAGttctaattaatttaaattttttgctgAAATTGAAAATGGGACGATCAAATTATTTATTTAGCATGTCAACATAAATTCGGATTTGCATGATCGAGTCAATTAACATAGTGGAGACTTCATTCAAGTATGTGACTTGGATAAACTatattttaatattgattaaaaTTAGATTTAAGATGATACAAATGATTCCAATATCACGTTGGAATAGGAACACGCTCGGTTTGCGTCGATAGTGACATGTTGGGTCAGTACATAGAGCTAAAATATTCAATGgaattgaaatttaagtgatcaaatcctctaatatttttatatataaaatatttaaaatatcctcaatatttttttatatgatattttgttATTACTATAATTTATGTACAACTTCTTTTAAAAAACTCGGATATATGTGTATGCACTAATCATAAAtttaaagaaatatataaaaaaatggtCCCATTTGATATTGGGAATCACTATGAGCTCTATTCCCATAATCCTAACTTGAGAACAGAACAGTTTGATATACTCTGTAATCAATGACGATATGATCAAGTTGTAATTGTCAAGAAAATAATGCGATCCTGTAAGCGGGAACAACCAATCCGCCGCTTGCGGCCTCTGTTTCATGGAGAAACCGATCGTCCGTCGCCCTGAACAGCGAATGCAGGCAGATGATCACTGTCCCGATCATGATGGCTCCGAAGACGGTCGGTCCGGCATTGGAGAAGATGAGAGCGAAGATCGTGGCCACGGAGAGCACGCCGAGGATGGTCCCGTCGGTGATCAGGCGGCCGCAGCGGACGACCGGCCGGTACGGGTGAAGTAGAGGAAGAACCAGGCGGCGGTGAGGGCGATGAAGGCGAACATGGAGGCAGGGTGCC encodes:
- the LOC135629169 gene encoding probable CCR4-associated factor 1 homolog 11, which codes for MAINVGKANLVEHLELILSLRGSYPIVAIDTEFPGFIRDTPRNATEEERYNDVKHNVDNMHLIQLGVALFDEGGNTPWPGCCWQFNFSDFDPDVDASSPDSIELLAQSGHDFQQYRRHGIDARRCAYLVCVKLFCQPYSSKYVTFHGLYDVAFVIKMITRAPLPNTLNEFSDLVRTIFGQIYDLKYISRFCGGLRRGEIGLVGLSRLLNFEPVGIRHQAAYDSLLIGALFNEMKQRRHNVEDDRSASVLYGIENRCVENRRTRRIDRRARSLETKATSFASLETKIVRLQETRAKPELEEWVTDVGAAIVDVDDLLGRILDWHPRGGAVAASNHLSHSICSIRVASRQAILSELKEMVRRLCWADSPYSAHVG